The following are encoded together in the Lathyrus oleraceus cultivar Zhongwan6 chromosome 3, CAAS_Psat_ZW6_1.0, whole genome shotgun sequence genome:
- the LOC127125643 gene encoding uncharacterized protein At3g28850, whose translation MGCVSSKLIKKDITEENDYLNHVVSLTSSTYGALSLDKKNNIVNNSNDSSDSNVSQVSQTEPESVSKPNPSPSPTQRDKETETVININAWELMEGLEEGVPISNIPKKSPKSAPFLRGFLASDNRSPLKFLNQFGSPKTTLKKSSGKENKVQVTNMVRGGVRRLDYSYSPKGILKSATNSVKGSPFSAKRNSFGNERKSTGSVSVSSPLFEPELLESYEKEHSEEEEQIKRIVFATPKTRRARKSLDSITVLNLYENKCPPGGENSVVIYTTTLRGIRKTFEDCNKVRSIIESYCVCLRERDVSMDSGFKEELKKLIGMKQVQVPVVFVKGRFIGGVDEVVKLEDEEKLGVLLEGIPTALGVCEGCGGMRFVMCKECNGSCKVLDEKMKKSVKCGYCNENGIIRCSICC comes from the coding sequence ATGGGTTGCGTTTCCTCTAAACTCATCAAAAAAGACATCACCGAAGAAAATGATTACCTTAACCATGTCGTTTCTCTCACTTCCTCAACCTATGGAGCACTCAGTCTAGACAAGAAaaacaacatcgtcaacaacagCAATGACTCTTCAGATTCCAATGTTTCACAAGTTTCCCAAACAGAACCAGAATCAGTGTCGAAACCAAACCCATCACCATCACCAACCCAGAGAGACAAAGAAACCGAAACTGTCATCAACATCAATGCTTGGGAACTCATGGAGGGTCTTGAAGAAGGAGTACCCATTTCGAATATCCCCAAGAAAAGCCCAAAGTCCGCACCTTTTCTTCGTGGCTTTTTGGCTTCTGATAACAGAAGTCCTTTGAAGTTTCTTAATCAATTCGGGTCACCGAAAACCACACTCAAGAAATCCTCGGGGAAGGAGAATAAGGTTCAAGTTACTAATATGGTTAGAGGCGGTGTTCGTCGTTTGGATTATAGTTATAGTCCTAAGGGGATTTTAAAATCTGCCACAAATTCTGTTAAAGGTTCTCCGTTTTCTGCTAAAAGAAACAGTTTTGGGAATGAGAGAAAGAGTACCGGTTCGGTTTCGGTTTCTAGTCCTTTGTTTGAACCGGAACTTCTTGAATCCTATGAAAAGGAACATTCGGAAGAGGAAGAACAAATCAAGAGAATTGTTTTTGCTACTCCAAAAACACGAAGAGCCAGAAAATCTCTTGACTCAATTACCGTTTTGAATTTGTATGAAAACAAGTGTCCTCCGGGAGGAGAAAATTCTGTTGTGATTTACACAACCACGTTAAGAGGAATCAGAAAAACTTTTGAGGATTGTAATAAAGTTCGATCGATCATTGAATCTTACTGCGTGTGTTTGCGCGAGCGCGACGTGTCTATGGATTCCGGGTTTAAGGAGGAATTGAAGAAGCTAATCGGAATGAAACAAGTACAAGTTCCGGTAGTGTTTGTGAAGGGAAGATTTATTGGAGGAGTTGATGAGGTTGTGAAGTTGGAAGATGAAGAGAAATTGGGTGTTCTTTTGGAAGGGATTCCGACGGCATTAGGAGTTTGTGAAGGGTGTGGAGGAATGAGGTTTGTGATGTGTAAGGAATGTAATGGAAGTTGTAAGGTTTTGGATGAGAAGATGAAGAAAAGTGTTAAGTGTGGTTATTGTAATGAGAATGGGATTATTCGTTGTTCTATATGTTGTTGA